In Elusimicrobiota bacterium, the genomic stretch CAGCTCCAGGAAGGGCCCGAGGCGCTCGTTGTGGAAGGCGCGGGAGGTCAGCGCCACGAGCCCCAGCTGCCGCTTCGCCGCGGCGACGATCTTCGGGTGGTTGTGGCCCTGGTTGAGGGCGGAGTAGGCGGACAGGAAATCGAAGTACTTCTTCCCCTCCACGTCCCAGACGAAAGGCCCCTTGGCGCGCGCGATGGCGACGGGAAGAGGATGGTAGTTGTGCGCGCCGAACTTGTCGACAAGCGCGATGACGGCGTCGGTTTTGGTGGTCATGCGAGAAGGGGACGGCCGCCGGCGAGGCGCAGGCCGAAGGCGATCAGGAACGCGCCCGGGATCCAGGCCCGGCCGAGGCTCGAGGCGATGACGAGCAGGCCCAGGCCGATGGTGAAGTCGAGCATCGGGCCGCCGTGGAACACGCGGCCTTTCGCCGTCGAGAAGAAGATGAAGCCGTAGCCGCTGACGACGAGGGCCACGAACTGGGCGTAGTAGAGGCGGCTCCAGGCCGGGGCGCCGAGCGCGACGGGGTTGGGGCCGTAGGCCGAGAGCCAGGTCATCGCCAAGGGCGCCAGCGAGAGGACGCCGAAGCCCGCGCACAGGAGGCCTAAGCGGCTGCGCTGCTCCGCGGGGCTCACAGCTCTCCCTCGGCCCGGACGGGCGCGTCCTTGATGCCGGTGGCGTAGAACAGGTAGAGGATCCCGAGGACCATCACGACGAGGGCGGCGCCGACCTGGAGCTTGCGCTCCTTGGTCCAGAACACGACCTCGGGGGCGGTGATCTGGGCGATCGGGGCGGGCTTCAGGTGCTCCGCCTCGGCCGCGGGTCTCTCGATCAAGGCGATCCCCGACGCGCCGGCGACGGGCGCGGCTGGCTGCGGGGCCGGAGCGGCGGCCCGAGGGGCCTCCTCGGCCGCCTCGCGGCGCTTGATCCGTGAGAAGCGCCCGTCGTTGCGCACCGCGCTCGAGGCGAAGCGCGACTCCATCGTGCGGTCCTGGAGGCGCGGCATCTCCTTCTTCCTCGCCTTCGGCTCGGGCGGCGGCGGCGGCGGTTCGTACTTGGGCGGGGCCTCCTCGCCCGAGACGCCGACGACGGCCACGCCCGCCTTGCTGAGCCCCGGCTCGGGCTTGAGCATCATGCTCGAGGGCACGGGACCGGCCTGGCGGCGCACGCCCTGCGGCAGGGGCACGTCGAGGACGGGCTGCGGCTTGTCCGGAGCCGCCGCGGCGATCGGCGCGGGCCGCGCCGCCTCGCGCCGGAACTCGATCACGTTCTGGATGCAGAACATGGCCGCCATCCCAGCCAGGACGGCCGCGGCGACCTGGGCGAAGCGGGCCTTGGTCGGCGCGACGCGGCGCGGATTTAGCTCAGGCATCCTTGAGGGCCTGCTCGAGCGCCGCCACGGTGCGGTCGGCGTCCGCGACGGTCCAGCACAGGGGCGGCTGGATGCGCAGAGTGTTCCCCTCCAGGCCGCCCTTGCCGACGAGCACGCCCTGGTCCTTCATGGACTCGACGACGCGGATGGTGAGGTCGGGCGCGAACTCCTTGGACTTGCGGTCCTTGACGAGCTCGACGCCGACCATGAGGCCCATGCCGCGCACGTCGCCGACCCGCTCGTCGCGCAACTGGAGCTTCCGCAAGCCTCCGATCAGGCGGTCGCCGACGAGCTTGGAGTTTCCGGCGAGGTCGTCCTTCTCGACGACGTCCATCACCGCGTCCGCCGCGGCGATCGCCATGGGGCCGCCGCCGAACGTGTTGTAGTGGAGCAGGCCCTTCATGGAGTCCGCGATGGCCTTGGTCGTGACGATCGCGCCGATCGGGTAGCCGTTGCCGAGGCCCTTGGCCATGACGATGATGTCCGGCTTGGCGCCCCAGTGCTTGATGCCGAAGTAATGCTCGCCGGTGCGGCCGACGCCGGCCTGCACCTCGTCGCAGATGAACAGGCCGCCGGCCTTGTGCACGAGGTCGGCCGCGGCTTTGAAGTACTCGCGCCCGGGCGTGATCAGGCCGCCGACGCCCATGATCGTCTCGGCGTACAGCGCGGCGATCTTCCCCCCCGACGCGGACGTCTTGAGCGTCTGCTCGAGGCCCTTGATCGCGGCCGCGGTCGACTGCTCCGGCGTCCCGTCGAAGCGG encodes the following:
- a CDS encoding aspartate aminotransferase family protein gives rise to the protein MSPKTAAPKAAKPAASTTDVAALRAAHLMPLPGPMFAKPVQIISGRMQFLYDENGKEYLDGFAGVATVSIGHSHPHFVSKLKAQIDELQHEPPLYLHPAVGAFAKRLADKAKTVNPDMDVCFFTNSGSEANEMAAFVAKTFTGRHEFVAVQRSYHGRTLLTTALTGQNNWRNQAPYPAGVAFAPTDYAYRFDGTPEQSTAAAIKGLEQTLKTSASGGKIAALYAETIMGVGGLITPGREYFKAAADLVHKAGGLFICDEVQAGVGRTGEHYFGIKHWGAKPDIIVMAKGLGNGYPIGAIVTTKAIADSMKGLLHYNTFGGGPMAIAAADAVMDVVEKDDLAGNSKLVGDRLIGGLRKLQLRDERVGDVRGMGLMVGVELVKDRKSKEFAPDLTIRVVESMKDQGVLVGKGGLEGNTLRIQPPLCWTVADADRTVAALEQALKDA